In the Streptomyces cinnamoneus genome, CCCTCAACCCGCAGGTCGCCCACTACACCGGCCAGGCCGAGCTGGCCCAGGCCATCCAACAGGGCCTGGACCTGCGCAAGTCGGGGGACCTCGACGGGGCCACCGCCAAGCTCGGCCGGGCCGTGCAGCTGGCCAGCCGCTCGGGCCACGCGGACACCGCGAAGCTGCTGGCCAAGGTGGTGGACGTCGTGGACGCGGCGAACGGTACTGTGCGGCTGAAGGCGAAGGTCTCGGAGGAGGCGGAGATGACGTTGGAGACGCGCTCCACCAAAACCGTCCGCGTGAAGAAGTGAAGTAGAGCGAACGGCTCGTCCGCGCACGACCTGTCGTCCGCGCGGGGATTTTGTCGACACGGCGCTAGAGGGGGAATCGACCGACATGCCGACCTGCCCGAACGGCCACCAGTCGGAGGCCGAAGACTGGTGCGAGGTGTGCGGCCACCGGATGTCGGGGCCGGCAAGGCCCCCGGGTGCCGTTCCCCCGCCCCCGCCCGCGCCGCCCGGTGGCGGCTACGGCTATCCGCCCGGCGGCGGCGACCCCACAGTGCAGGCGGAGCTGTGCCCGCAGTGCCGCACGCCCCGGGAGGCGCAGGCACCCTTCTGCGAGGAGTGCCGCTACAACTTCCTGACCAGGTCGGCCACGCCCTACGCGCCGCCGCCCCCGTCGGCGCAGGGCTTCCAGTCGGCCCCGCCGCCTCCGTCCCAGCACACCCAGCCTCCGCAGAGCTTCGACTACCACGGCTCGCGGCCGTCGCGGATCAACCGCCCGGCGGAACCGCTGGAGCCCCAGGAGTCCCACGAGGGCTACGGCAGCGCCGAGGACGACTGGGTGCTGTCCCCTCCGCGGTCCGCCCCCGCCGCACCGCCGGCCCCGGCCGCGCCCCCCGCCCCGCCGGCACCGCCCGCCCAGCCCGGGTACGGGTACGAGCCCTATGACGCGCCCGGGGCGCATGAGCCGTACGGGGCGTACGCGTCGTACGAGCATCAGGGTGCGCAGTCCGTGGCCGAGGGCGCGCCCCGGCCGGTGCCGCCGTCGCCCGGGGTGCCCGCGCAGTCCGCGGGCTGGGTCGCCGTGGTCGCGCCCGACCGGGAGTACTTCCTGGCGATGATGAACCGCAGCGGCCCCGAGGCGGCGGGCCTGAACCTGCCCGCCTACTCCCCCGAGCTGCGCTTCCCGCTCAGCGGGCACCAGGTCACCATCGGCCGCCGCCGGCACAGCACCGGGGAGTCCCCCGACATCGACCTGTCCAGGCCGCCGGAGGACCCGGGCGTCTCGCACCAGCACGCGATGCTCGTCCAGCAGCCGGACGGCGACTGGGCGGTCGTCGACCAGGACTCCACCAACGGCACCACGGTCAACGGCTCCGAGGAGCCGATCCAGCCCTATGTGCCGGTGCCGCTCCAGGACGGGGACCGGGTGCACGTGGGCGCGTGGACGACGATCACGGTGCGGCGGGACTGAGGCGCCGCGCGGGCGGGGGCCGGGTGCCGGGAATGGTCCTAAGGCGCCGGTCCTCGGCCGGGGCGTCTGAGACCATGGAGGCGTGAAAGAGATTCCGCGCGGCACGCTTCAGGAGCAGACCTTCTACGAGCAGGTCGGCGGCGAGGAGACCTTCCGGCGCCTGGTCCACCGCTTCTACCAGGGTGTGGCCGGGGACCCGCTGCTCAGGCCCATGTACCCGGAGGAGGACCTCGGCCCCGCCGAGGAACGCCTCGTCCTCTTCCTGATCCAGTACTGGGGCGGTCCGCGCACCTACAGCGAGAACCGCGGCCACCCCCGGCTGCGGATGCGGCACGCGCCCTTCACCGTCGACCGCGCCGCGCACGACGCGTGGCTGCGGCACATGCGGGACGCGGTGGACGGGCTGGGCCTGGCCCCCGAGCACGAGCGGCAGCTGTGGGACTACCTGACGTACGCCGCCGCCTCCATGGTCAACGCGGCGGGCTGAGCCCGGCGGCCGGTCCCCCTCAGGCGGGGGTGACCGTGAGGTCGCGGAGGCCGCCGCCGGTGCTGACGGCGATGGAGCCGTAGGGCGTCCGCAGGCGCAGCCAGCCGCGTGCGGCGAAGAGGTCCAGCGCTCCGGACGGCGACGGCACGCCGCCGCCGGCGCCCGCCTGGGCCGGTACGGGCCGCAGGAAGCCCAGCGACTGGGCGGCGTGGACCGCGCGCAGGGGCAGTCCGGTCTCGCCCAGGGTCCGCGACCAGATCTCCCGGCCCATGCGGTCGCGCTCGGCACGGGTGCGGCGCTGCTCGGGCAGCGCCTTGTCCCGGGCGCGGAACTCCGCCACCGCGGCGCTGACCGCCCCGCGCACGGCCTCGGTGCCGGGCAGCCCCGGCACCCGCCGCCAGCCGCCGCGCGGCGGCAGGACCCCGGCCCAGGGCGGGCCGGTGACGGTCTCGGGGACGGTGACCTCCAGGCCGCCGTCCGGCAGGGGGCTTCCCCCGTCGATGGCGTCGGCGAGCCGGCCCGCGGAGACGGTGACGTCCAGCAGGGCGTGGCCGGTCAGCCGGGCCGTGCGGATGGCGAGCACCTCGAACGACGGCGGGCGGCCGAACACGCCGAGCACGCCGCCGCCGGCCTGGAGCCGGACGGCGGCGGCACGGTCGTAGTGGATGAGCCGGGCCAGGAAGGCGGCCAGGTCGGCCGCCTCTCCGGCGTCGGCGAAGGAAAGCCGCTGCGTCATGCGGCGACGGCCTCCTCGTGGTGGGGCGCCACGATCAGCCCCGGGTGAGCTTCTTGTAGGTGGCGCGGTGCGGACGGGCCGCGTCCGGGCCCAGGCGCTCGATCTTGTTCTTCTCGTACGACTCGAAGTTGCCCTCGAACCAGAACCACTTGGAGTCGCCCTCGTAGGCCAGGATGTGCGTGGCCACCCGGTCCAGGAACCAGCGGTCGTGGGAGACGACCACAGCGGCACCGGGGAAGTCCAGCAGCGCGTTCTCGAGCGAGGACAGGGTCTCGACGTCGAGGTCGTTGGTCGGCTCGTCGAGGAGCAGCAGGTTGCCGCCCTGCTTGAGGGTGAGCGCGAGGTTGAGGCGGTTGCGCTCACCGCCGGAGAGCACGCCGGCCGGCTTCTGCTGGTCCGGGCCCTTGAAGCCGAACGCGGAGACGTAGGCGCGGGACGGCATCTCGACCTGGCCGACGTTGATGTAGTCCAACTCGTCGGAGACGACGGCCCACAGCGTCTTCTTCGGGTCGATGTTGGCGCGGCTCTGGTCGACGTACGAGATCTTGACGGTCTCGCCGACCTTGATGGAGCCGGAGTCCGGCTTCTCCAGGCCCTGGATCATCTTGAAGAGCGTGGTCTTGCCGGCGCCGTTCGGGCCGATCACGCCGACGATGCCGTTACGCGGCAGGGTGAAGGACAGGTCGTCGATGAGGACCTTGTCGCCGAACGCCTTGGAGAGGTTGTTGACCTCGACGACGACGGAGCCCAGACGCGGGCCCGGCGGGATCTGGATCTCCTCGAAGTCCAGCTTCCGCATCTTGTCGGCCTCGGCCGCCATCTCCTCGTAACGGGCCAGACGCGCCTTGGACTTGGCCTGGCGGCCCTTGGCGTTGGAGCGGACCCACTCCAGCTCTTCCTTGAGGCGCTTCTGGCGCTTGGCGTCCTTCTGACCCTCGACCTTCAGACGGGAGGCCTTGTTCTCCAGGTAGGTGGAGTAGTTGCCCTCGTAGGGGATCGCGCGGCCGCGGTCGAGCTCGAGGATCCACTCGGCGACGTTGTCGAGGAAGTAGCGGTCGTGGGTGATCGCCACGACGGTGCCCGCGTACTTGGCCAGGTGCTGTTCCAGCCAGTTCACCGACTCGGCGTCGAGGTGGTTGGTGGGCTCGTCGAGGAGCAGCAGGTCGGGGGCCTCCAGCAGCAGGCGGCACAGCGCGACGCGGCGCTTCTCACCACCGGAGAGGTTGACGACCGGCCAGTCGGCGGGCGGGCAGCCCAGCGCGTCCATGGCCTGCTCCAGCTGGGCGTCGAGGTCCCAGGCGTTGGAGTGGTCCAGATCCTCCTGGAGCTTGCCCATCTCCTCGAGCAGCGCGTCGGAGTAGTCGGTCGCCATCAGCTCGGCGATCTCGTTGAAGCGGTCGAGCTTGCCCTTGACCTCGGCGACGCCGTCCTGGACGTTCTCGAGCACCGTCTTGGACTCGTCCAGCTCCGGCTCCTGCATCAGGATGCCGACGCTGTAGCCCGGCGACAGGAACGCGTCGCCGTTCGACGGCTGCTCCAGACCGGCCATGATCTTGAGGACGGTGGACTTACCGGCACCGTTGGGGCCGACCACACCGATCTTCGCACCGGGCAGGAAGCTCAGCGTCACGTCATCGAGGATGACCTTGTCGCCGTGCGCCTTGCGCGTCTTGCGCATGGTGTAGATGTACTCAGCCAAGAGAAACCGTCCGGCAATCGAGAAGGGCCAATGTGCGGCTCCGCCGCGGGAGGGCAGATACACCCCATCTTGCCGTACCGGAAGCCCTGGGCGGAAACGCATTGCGGCCGACGGGCCCGCGAGCCGGTGACCGGCGGGCGATGCCCGGTCACCGACCGTGGGCGCGGGTTTCCGTCAGGCCTTCCCCGGCGGGGCCCCTCCGTCCCGCCGGGCCCCCTCTCGGCTAGGCCTTCCTGCGGCGCAGGAGGTACACGGCGCCGCTGCCGGCCACGATGAGGGCTATCGCCACCCCCGCGATGACGGGGGTCGTGCTGCTGCTGCCGGTGCTGGCCAGGTCGCCGCCGGTGGTGGAGCCGGTCGTGGCGACGCCGCCCGTCGCGGGGCTCGGGGAGGCGGAGGGCGTACCGGCGCCGCCGGCGCCGCCGCCCGCGCCGCCGGCGCTGCCGCCCTCGGCGGTCTTGCAGTCGAGGATCCCGGAGAACGTCTTCGAGAAGCCGTTGGGCCCGGTGATGGTGATCTTGTACGCCTGGTCCTCGCCGACCTTCACCAGGGTGGTCTCGGAGCCGCCGGGCTGCACCGTGTGCGTCTTGCCGTCCAGCTCGAAGACGAAGGGCTGGTCGCCCTTGTTCTCCGCGGTGATCTCCACGCCGCCCTTGGCGCAGTCCTTCTTGGCGGTCAGGGCGGGTATCGCACCCTTCGACGCCCAGTTCGCCGTGGCGGTGGCGAAGACGGTGCTCTCGCTGGAGCCGGCCAGGATCATCGTCTGGGTCTTGGTGTGGTCGCCGATGAAGGCGCGGCCGACCGGGACCTTGGTGGCGGCCGAGGCCTTGAACGAGACGGAGCCGTCGGGGGCCCCGGCCGGCACGTCGAAGAACAGCCGGCCGCCGTCGGCCGTCGTGATGACCGGCTTGCCGGCCTCGTCGACGACCTTCACGTTCTTGGCGACGGCGTCACCGGAGGGGGCGACGGCGACGCTGCCCGCGTTGGTGTGCACGGTGACCGGGCCGATGCGCTGCCCGGGCTTGCCGGAGACGGCCGGCGGGGTGAGCGTGAGGGACGCCTTCGGCTCCTCGACGTCCTTGGCGCTCTCGTAGAGGTAGTCGGCGAGCTTCTCGGCCGCGGGGTTCTTCGCCTCCACGTTGACGTTGTCCGAGTAGCGCCAGATGGCGACCTGGGTGCCCGTGGCCGCGGTGTTCGCGTCGAGGACTCCGGCGCCGGAGTCCTTGGAGAGGGCGGCGAGGTCGTTGATCTGGGGGTAGGAGTGCTGGAGGATCCAGCGGATCCTGCCCGCGTTCTTGTTGTCGTGCAGGGACGACTCGCCCCAGCCCGTCTCCTTGTACTTGGCGCCGTCGACCGTATTGGTGAGGATGTCGATGCAGTACGTCTGGAGCGTGCCGCCGCCGTCGACCTTCATCTCGAACAGACCGGCCATGACCGGGCCCGTCTTGCGGCGGTCGTGCACGACGGCACCGCCGCCGGCCGTTATCTTTCCGAGCGTCGCGGTGACACCGCCCTGGTTGTGCGGTGCGTCGTCCGCCGCCGCGGAACCCGCCCCGGCGACGGTGCCGGCGACGGCCAGGCCGGACGCCAGCACGGCCGCGGCCAGGCGAGCCGCACCCCGCCTCTTCACAGAGTTCATGGATTTCCTTTCGGGCGGGCGCGTGTCACGCGAGGGCCGGCTGTGGGCCATGGCGGACGCGCCCTTCCGGGCAACTCAAAACGCAGTAGCCCCCGTTGCTATGGAGGGGATCTTAAGGAGCGGGCAGAAGGCGATCCCCACTCATGACGTCGCATAAGCGATCCGAATCGGAATCGTTATCGCTTAAGGCGGTTCGACCTGGGATTATCGACAAATCGCCGGGACAAACCCCCCATTTCAGAGGGGCGCCGCCATGGCCTGCTCCTCCGCCGGCGGCACCTCGACACCCCCGCCGACCAGGACCGGAAGCACTTCCGGGGCGTCAGGGC is a window encoding:
- a CDS encoding globin, with the protein product MKEIPRGTLQEQTFYEQVGGEETFRRLVHRFYQGVAGDPLLRPMYPEEDLGPAEERLVLFLIQYWGGPRTYSENRGHPRLRMRHAPFTVDRAAHDAWLRHMRDAVDGLGLAPEHERQLWDYLTYAAASMVNAAG
- a CDS encoding Cys-Gln thioester bond-forming surface protein is translated as MNSVKRRGAARLAAAVLASGLAVAGTVAGAGSAAADDAPHNQGGVTATLGKITAGGGAVVHDRRKTGPVMAGLFEMKVDGGGTLQTYCIDILTNTVDGAKYKETGWGESSLHDNKNAGRIRWILQHSYPQINDLAALSKDSGAGVLDANTAATGTQVAIWRYSDNVNVEAKNPAAEKLADYLYESAKDVEEPKASLTLTPPAVSGKPGQRIGPVTVHTNAGSVAVAPSGDAVAKNVKVVDEAGKPVITTADGGRLFFDVPAGAPDGSVSFKASAATKVPVGRAFIGDHTKTQTMILAGSSESTVFATATANWASKGAIPALTAKKDCAKGGVEITAENKGDQPFVFELDGKTHTVQPGGSETTLVKVGEDQAYKITITGPNGFSKTFSGILDCKTAEGGSAGGAGGGAGGAGTPSASPSPATGGVATTGSTTGGDLASTGSSSTTPVIAGVAIALIVAGSGAVYLLRRRKA
- a CDS encoding FHA domain-containing protein codes for the protein MPTCPNGHQSEAEDWCEVCGHRMSGPARPPGAVPPPPPAPPGGGYGYPPGGGDPTVQAELCPQCRTPREAQAPFCEECRYNFLTRSATPYAPPPPSAQGFQSAPPPPSQHTQPPQSFDYHGSRPSRINRPAEPLEPQESHEGYGSAEDDWVLSPPRSAPAAPPAPAAPPAPPAPPAQPGYGYEPYDAPGAHEPYGAYASYEHQGAQSVAEGAPRPVPPSPGVPAQSAGWVAVVAPDREYFLAMMNRSGPEAAGLNLPAYSPELRFPLSGHQVTIGRRRHSTGESPDIDLSRPPEDPGVSHQHAMLVQQPDGDWAVVDQDSTNGTTVNGSEEPIQPYVPVPLQDGDRVHVGAWTTITVRRD
- the ettA gene encoding energy-dependent translational throttle protein EttA, with translation MAEYIYTMRKTRKAHGDKVILDDVTLSFLPGAKIGVVGPNGAGKSTVLKIMAGLEQPSNGDAFLSPGYSVGILMQEPELDESKTVLENVQDGVAEVKGKLDRFNEIAELMATDYSDALLEEMGKLQEDLDHSNAWDLDAQLEQAMDALGCPPADWPVVNLSGGEKRRVALCRLLLEAPDLLLLDEPTNHLDAESVNWLEQHLAKYAGTVVAITHDRYFLDNVAEWILELDRGRAIPYEGNYSTYLENKASRLKVEGQKDAKRQKRLKEELEWVRSNAKGRQAKSKARLARYEEMAAEADKMRKLDFEEIQIPPGPRLGSVVVEVNNLSKAFGDKVLIDDLSFTLPRNGIVGVIGPNGAGKTTLFKMIQGLEKPDSGSIKVGETVKISYVDQSRANIDPKKTLWAVVSDELDYINVGQVEMPSRAYVSAFGFKGPDQQKPAGVLSGGERNRLNLALTLKQGGNLLLLDEPTNDLDVETLSSLENALLDFPGAAVVVSHDRWFLDRVATHILAYEGDSKWFWFEGNFESYEKNKIERLGPDAARPHRATYKKLTRG